In the genome of Falco naumanni isolate bFalNau1 chromosome W, bFalNau1.pat, whole genome shotgun sequence, one region contains:
- the LOC121080421 gene encoding uncharacterized protein LOC121080421, protein MSAPTLGLPDVASFLSGNTGEPVHHDCLETIEATYASRPDLKDSPIENGENWFTDGSSYVLNGNRHAGYAITTSQEVIESGPLPMNTSAQKAEIIALTRALELAQGKTVNIYTDSKYAFGVVHAHGAIWKERGLLNSQGKNIKHAEEILKLLEAVQLPEKVAIMHIKAHQKVSSDLEKGNELADREAKQVAKTKIKVAGALIPDRHISLQDKPKYTREDQKLISDLEGSYNKEGWAYTPQGKLIVPSYLLWHLIQEEHRKRH, encoded by the exons ATGTCAGCCCCGACCTTAGGACTCCCAGATGTGG cttcttttctcagtggAAACACAGGAGAGCCAGTGCATCATGACTGCCTAGAAACTATTGAAGCGACATACGCAAGTCGCCCAGACTTAAAGGATAGCCCCATAGAAAACGGAGAAAACTGGTTCACAGACGGGAGCAGCTATGTCCTGAATGGCAATCGACACGCTGGATACGCCATCACCACCAGTCAAGAGGTAATAGAGTCAGGACCTTTGCCCATGAACACCTCtgcacaaaaggcagaaataattgccctAACTCGAGCTCTGGAGTTGGCTCAgggcaaaactgtaaacatttacacagactcaaaatatgcttttggagTTGTACATGCACATggagcaatttggaaagaaagaggtttattgaactcccaagggaaaaatatcaaacatgcagaagaaattctgaagttactagAAGCTGTCCAACTCCCTGAGAAAGTGGCAATTATGCATattaaggcacaccagaaagtgagctcagatttggaaaaagggaatgaactggCAGatagagaggcaaaacaagtgGCCAAAACGAAAATAAAAGTAGCAGGGGCTTTAATCCCCGATAGGCATATTTCCCtacaagataaaccaaaatacacTAGGGAAGATCAGAAACTTATTTCAGACTTAGAAGGATCATATAATAAAGAGGGATGGGCTTATACCCCACAGGGAAAGTTAATTGTCCCCTCATATTTACTGTGGCACTTAATACAGGAAGAACATAGGAAGAGACATTGA